A stretch of the Polaribacter pacificus genome encodes the following:
- a CDS encoding DUF3810 domain-containing protein codes for MKRKKTLLILTLLLPVQIVLVQWFSKYPQHIEQVYSNGMYPHISRFLRVLFGWMPFSMGDVLIFGLILFLFYKLLQIIGSKFKKTLIKTLQITALFSVLYGCFYLFWGFNYFREPLAKNLNIKNAQYTTRQLLDLNEKLVLLLNETHSKLTSNDSLLVNNAYTTQDLYHQATVGYDFLAKTYPQFAYSTPSVKSSLMSLAQTYNSTLGYLNPITGEAQINNRIPKTSIPATTCHEMAHQIGWAAENEANFVGFLAATSNPDLFFQYSGYRMAFSYAFAELRKRNAALASIVWEKVHLGIVKDYQETSKFWQAYQNPIEPYIKKGYNSYLKANKQANGIDSYDYVVDLLIGYYAIEAPKDS; via the coding sequence ATGAAACGCAAAAAAACACTTTTAATACTAACCCTGCTCCTCCCTGTTCAGATTGTTTTGGTGCAGTGGTTTTCAAAATACCCTCAACATATTGAGCAGGTATATTCGAATGGTATGTACCCACACATCAGTCGTTTTTTAAGAGTGTTATTTGGTTGGATGCCCTTTTCTATGGGCGATGTATTGATTTTTGGGCTTATCTTGTTTTTGTTTTATAAATTACTGCAAATTATTGGAAGTAAATTTAAAAAAACACTCATAAAAACGCTACAAATTACCGCATTATTTTCTGTGCTCTACGGATGCTTTTATCTCTTTTGGGGATTTAATTATTTTAGAGAACCCCTTGCTAAGAATCTAAACATTAAGAATGCTCAATACACTACACGTCAATTACTAGACCTCAATGAAAAACTAGTCTTATTATTAAATGAAACACACTCAAAGCTAACAAGCAATGATAGCTTGCTAGTAAACAATGCCTATACAACTCAAGACTTATACCATCAAGCAACCGTTGGTTATGATTTTTTAGCAAAAACCTATCCTCAATTTGCCTATAGTACACCTTCCGTTAAAAGCTCTTTAATGAGTTTGGCACAAACCTACAATAGTACTTTGGGCTATTTAAACCCTATCACTGGTGAAGCCCAAATTAATAATAGAATTCCAAAAACTAGTATTCCTGCAACTACCTGCCATGAGATGGCACATCAAATAGGTTGGGCTGCAGAAAATGAAGCTAATTTTGTTGGCTTTTTAGCAGCCACCTCTAACCCTGACTTGTTTTTTCAGTATTCTGGCTACCGGATGGCCTTTAGCTATGCATTTGCTGAATTGAGAAAAAGAAATGCTGCTTTGGCAAGTATCGTTTGGGAAAAGGTACATTTAGGAATCGTTAAGGATTACCAAGAAACCTCAAAATTCTGGCAGGCCTATCAAAACCCCATTGAACCTTATATTAAAAAAGGGTACAACTCTTATTTAAAAGCCAACAAACAAGCAAAC
- the dnaB gene encoding replicative DNA helicase — protein MEETKFIPGKRIDKARIIGLEKGKLPPQAIDFEVAVLGAMMIDKKGIDDVIDILHPDAFYDKRHQEIYAAIYTLFQNSEPTDLLTVSAQLRKDGKLDLVGGDFYLINLTQKVASSAHIEYHARIILQKYIQRKLISISSDIIESAYDETMDVFDLLDEAEAKLFEVTQGNLKKGSEDAGDLVKQALRKIQDISNQEGMSGLATGFSKLDALTSGWQPSDLIIIAARPGMGKTAFVISMAKNMAIDFGHAVALFSLEMSSVQLITRMISSETGLTSEKLRKGNLEAHEWEQLNVKVKKLSDAPIYIDDTPSLSIFDLRAKARRLVSQHGVRIIVIDYLQLMTAGGSGKGGGNREQEISTISRNLKALAKELEVPVIALSQLSRAVETRGGSKRPLLSDLRESGAIEQDADIVSFIFRPEYYGVTEWDDDEHTSCEGQGEFIVAKHRNGGLENIRLKFTGHLAKFSDLEEGFSSEFQSKMNVTPDQFSSPQDAFGSEEDDDMMPF, from the coding sequence ATGGAAGAAACAAAATTTATACCTGGAAAACGGATAGATAAAGCCCGAATTATTGGCTTGGAAAAAGGAAAATTACCTCCACAGGCGATTGATTTTGAAGTAGCAGTATTAGGGGCGATGATGATTGATAAGAAGGGGATTGATGATGTAATTGACATTCTTCATCCTGATGCTTTTTACGATAAAAGACATCAAGAAATCTATGCTGCCATTTATACCTTGTTTCAGAATTCTGAGCCTACAGATTTGCTAACAGTTTCTGCTCAATTGCGGAAAGATGGAAAGCTAGACTTAGTCGGAGGAGATTTTTACCTGATCAACCTAACGCAAAAAGTAGCCTCATCTGCACATATAGAATACCACGCCAGAATTATTTTACAGAAATACATTCAACGAAAATTAATTTCCATTTCAAGTGATATCATAGAAAGCGCTTATGATGAAACCATGGATGTGTTTGATCTACTAGATGAAGCCGAAGCAAAACTCTTTGAAGTAACTCAAGGAAATCTAAAAAAGGGATCTGAAGACGCAGGAGATCTTGTAAAGCAGGCCCTAAGAAAGATTCAAGATATTTCTAATCAAGAAGGGATGAGTGGTCTGGCTACCGGATTCTCTAAACTAGATGCGCTAACCTCTGGTTGGCAACCTTCTGATTTAATTATTATTGCTGCTCGTCCGGGTATGGGTAAGACCGCCTTTGTTATTTCTATGGCAAAAAATATGGCCATAGATTTTGGACATGCAGTTGCCTTATTCTCACTAGAGATGTCATCTGTACAGTTAATTACACGTATGATTTCTTCAGAAACTGGATTGACTTCAGAAAAACTGCGTAAAGGAAATTTAGAAGCACATGAGTGGGAGCAGCTTAATGTAAAAGTTAAGAAACTATCAGATGCACCTATTTATATAGATGATACACCCTCACTGTCTATTTTTGATCTAAGAGCAAAAGCCCGACGTTTGGTTTCGCAACACGGTGTTCGAATTATCGTGATTGATTATTTACAGTTGATGACAGCTGGAGGTTCTGGTAAAGGTGGAGGAAATCGTGAGCAAGAAATTTCTACAATTTCTAGAAACTTAAAAGCCTTGGCCAAAGAATTAGAAGTACCTGTTATTGCCTTATCACAATTGTCTCGTGCGGTAGAAACCCGTGGAGGAAGCAAACGACCTTTGTTATCTGATTTACGTGAGTCTGGAGCTATTGAGCAGGATGCAGATATCGTATCATTTATTTTCCGTCCAGAGTATTATGGTGTTACAGAATGGGATGATGATGAGCATACCTCTTGTGAAGGACAAGGAGAGTTTATCGTAGCCAAACACCGTAATGGTGGTTTGGAGAATATTCGCCTTAAATTTACTGGACATTTGGCTAAATTCTCAGATTTAGAAGAAGGCTTTAGCAGTGAGTTTCAATCAAAAATGAATGTAACTCCTGATCAGTTTAGCAGCCCTCAAGATGCCTTTGGCTCTGAAGAAGATGATGATATGATGCCTTTTTAA
- a CDS encoding asparagine synthetase B, whose translation MSAENQKNHLKAYGIVFYSLEKGIKAKWLLNYDGGAFLIEHSASIEKESQIRGVSYQIISDAKAQLILQEIASPSKNQEAVTLEKAPKIAVYSPKDKMPWDDAVTMVLKYAEIPFDVIYDEEVLSDQLVKYEWLHLHHEDFTGQYGRFYGSFRTTPWYIESKLAAEVLAKKLGYQKVSQEKLAVSKKIRDFVYGGGFMFAMCSATDSFDIALSAEGVDIAEAMFDGDPSEPNYQEKLNFNNTFAFENYTLVRNPETYEFSSIDMTTKRRIPKTSDYFTLQEYSAKWDQVPTMLTQNHTQLVKGFMGQTTAFDRNTIKATVLVMAENKTNREARYIHGTKGKGMFTFYGGHDPEDYQHRVGDPKTELDLHPNSPGYRLILNNVLFPAAKKKEQKT comes from the coding sequence ATGAGTGCAGAGAATCAGAAAAATCATCTTAAGGCTTATGGGATCGTATTTTATTCGTTAGAAAAAGGAATCAAAGCAAAATGGCTACTCAATTATGATGGTGGTGCGTTCTTAATTGAGCACAGTGCTTCCATAGAAAAAGAAAGTCAAATTAGAGGAGTTTCTTATCAGATAATCTCAGATGCAAAAGCCCAATTAATACTCCAAGAAATCGCTTCGCCTTCTAAAAATCAAGAAGCTGTTACTCTAGAGAAGGCACCAAAAATTGCCGTTTACTCTCCCAAAGATAAAATGCCTTGGGATGATGCTGTAACAATGGTTTTAAAATATGCAGAGATCCCTTTTGATGTAATTTATGATGAAGAGGTACTTTCTGATCAATTGGTAAAATATGAATGGTTGCATTTGCACCACGAAGATTTTACTGGGCAGTACGGTCGTTTTTATGGGTCTTTTAGGACCACTCCCTGGTATATAGAAAGTAAATTAGCAGCAGAAGTCTTGGCTAAAAAGTTAGGCTATCAGAAAGTCTCTCAAGAAAAATTAGCAGTTTCTAAAAAGATTAGAGATTTTGTTTACGGAGGAGGTTTTATGTTTGCTATGTGTTCTGCAACAGATAGTTTTGATATTGCGCTTTCGGCCGAAGGTGTAGACATTGCAGAAGCCATGTTTGATGGAGATCCTTCAGAGCCAAATTATCAAGAGAAGTTAAACTTTAACAACACCTTTGCCTTTGAAAATTATACCTTGGTTAGAAATCCAGAAACCTATGAGTTTTCTTCTATAGATATGACCACCAAACGAAGAATTCCTAAAACATCTGATTATTTTACCTTGCAAGAATACTCAGCAAAATGGGATCAGGTACCTACCATGTTAACCCAAAATCACACACAATTGGTAAAGGGTTTTATGGGGCAAACCACAGCCTTTGATAGAAACACAATCAAAGCAACGGTATTGGTTATGGCAGAAAATAAAACCAATCGAGAGGCCAGATATATTCATGGAACCAAAGGGAAGGGGATGTTTACTTTTTACGGGGGACATGATCCAGAAGATTACCAACACCGCGTTGGAGACCCTAAAACGGAATTGGATTTGCATCCAAACTCACCAGGGTATCGTTTGATATTAAACAATGTGTTGTTTCCTGCAGCTAAAAAGAAAGAGCAAAAAACCTAG
- a CDS encoding helix-turn-helix domain-containing protein, which produces MKKLFLPRTLFIMFLFSASNFLPAQTKTEVNDSLKAYSYRQLSEKFYASKSDSLKAIIYAKAYLTKATLAQDTMEIANGYYFLSDVTKDPSYYINYLTEIINKYQKTNNKKYPALPYLELGDYYYNRGKYDLALSYYIKAKNSSITNQNEEVKFVAIQRLALLKSINEDNKAALKLFKELYNNYKNKNTENDNNYHSLLINITISFIKLNEYDSASYYNKKVRELLLKSNNTSLVSYTIYHKAKIEYLKKNYTEAIVNFKKSLPGLLNDQNYNLASACYNFLQQAYEETGNNQKAIVYALKIDSLYKKNKFYHSSQRSAYKGLIAHYRAQKNDHKELEYINKYIRVDSALNSNALKMRKNLTNNYDIPKLLEERKALVNRLENRLTTTKKWLMGIGVISLVFILYFAYQARRNKVYKKRFTSLINSQKTGESNAEEQAIEYGNDLPEEVVTELLQCLDLFEKNHKYLSKKITLPSLAKSFHTNSSYLSKVINQYKKQSFRNYINKLRIDYAVERLKTDRVFRKYTHKAIGEEVGFKSTEAFTKAFYKHTGIKASFFITEFEKF; this is translated from the coding sequence ATGAAAAAGCTCTTCCTCCCAAGGACGCTTTTTATTATGTTCCTTTTTAGCGCAAGCAATTTTTTGCCTGCTCAAACCAAGACAGAAGTCAATGACAGTTTAAAAGCATATAGCTACCGACAATTGTCAGAGAAGTTCTATGCTTCTAAATCAGATTCTCTAAAAGCGATTATATACGCAAAAGCTTATTTAACAAAAGCAACTTTAGCTCAAGACACAATGGAGATAGCAAATGGTTATTACTTTTTAAGCGATGTCACCAAAGACCCCAGTTACTATATTAATTACCTCACCGAAATCATTAACAAATATCAAAAAACAAACAACAAAAAATACCCTGCCTTGCCATATTTAGAGTTAGGCGATTATTATTATAACAGAGGTAAATACGATTTAGCATTGAGTTATTATATCAAGGCAAAAAACAGTAGCATAACAAATCAAAATGAAGAAGTTAAGTTTGTTGCCATCCAAAGATTAGCTTTATTAAAATCAATAAATGAAGACAATAAAGCTGCTTTAAAACTATTTAAAGAATTATACAACAACTATAAAAACAAAAATACTGAAAATGACAATAATTATCATTCATTATTAATTAATATAACCATTTCTTTTATTAAACTAAATGAGTATGATTCAGCAAGCTACTATAATAAAAAGGTACGTGAATTACTTCTAAAATCGAATAACACTTCATTAGTTAGTTACACTATATATCATAAAGCAAAAATTGAATACCTCAAAAAGAACTACACTGAAGCTATCGTGAATTTTAAAAAATCCTTACCAGGCTTGTTAAATGATCAAAACTACAATTTAGCATCAGCATGTTACAACTTTCTTCAACAAGCTTATGAGGAAACTGGAAACAATCAAAAAGCCATAGTCTATGCGCTAAAAATTGATTCACTTTATAAAAAAAACAAGTTTTATCACTCAAGCCAAAGATCCGCCTATAAAGGTTTAATTGCCCATTACAGAGCGCAAAAAAACGATCATAAAGAATTGGAGTACATCAACAAATACATTCGTGTGGATAGCGCACTAAATTCAAATGCGCTAAAAATGCGTAAAAACTTAACCAACAACTACGACATCCCTAAGCTGCTCGAAGAACGTAAAGCCTTGGTGAATCGTTTAGAAAATCGCTTGACCACAACTAAAAAATGGTTGATGGGCATAGGGGTCATTAGCCTTGTTTTTATACTGTACTTTGCTTACCAGGCCCGTAGAAATAAGGTTTATAAAAAGCGGTTTACCTCACTTATCAATAGTCAGAAGACCGGAGAATCAAATGCCGAAGAGCAAGCTATTGAATATGGAAACGACCTTCCAGAAGAGGTCGTCACAGAACTGCTACAGTGTTTGGACCTGTTTGAGAAAAATCATAAATACCTGTCAAAAAAAATAACCTTGCCATCATTAGCAAAGAGCTTTCATACAAATTCTAGTTATCTTTCTAAGGTGATCAATCAATATAAAAAACAGTCTTTTCGTAATTATATTAACAAACTCCGAATCGATTATGCTGTAGAGCGTTTAAAAACTGATCGTGTTTTTAGAAAATACACACATAAGGCTATTGGAGAAGAAGTTGGTTTTAAAAGTACAGAAGCTTTTACCAAAGCTTTTTACAAGCATACGGGTATCAAAGCTTCGTTTTTTATCACAGAGTTTGAAAAATTTTAG